One region of Bernardetia sp. genomic DNA includes:
- a CDS encoding acyl-CoA dehydrogenase family protein — protein MSNVAEQEALKEALRGGEFLIKESSADDIFIPEEFSEEQQMMAKATDDFVNMEITPIAEKIDKMQDPELMPSLLTKAGELGLLGIGVPEDLDGLGMSFNTTMLIADVVGSAGSFSTAYGAHTGIGTLPILYYGNEEQKKKYIPKLATGEWKACYCLTEPDAGSDANSGKTKAVLSEDGKYYSITGQKMWITNGGFADVFIVFARIEDDKNLTAFIVERNYNGITMNEEEQKLGIKGSSTRQIFFNDTKVPVENMLSERGNGFKIAVNILNIGRIKLGAGVLNGCRQVIRYSVRYGNERKQFNTPISSFGAIKYKLAEMTARNYATESLCYAAGQDIDDRITYLRKSGMDAAESKLKGVEEFAIECAIAKVHGSETLDYCVDEGVQIYGGMGFSEDAPMARAYRDARIARIYEGTNEINRMLLVGMILRRAMKGDLDVLSHAKAVGKELLQMPAPANIDRTQPFAAEKELISRMKKAVLMVAGKAAQTFGPKLNDEQILLMAVADMIIEVYAAETSIMRAEKLVRQHGESVDGIKAKLAKLYLQLAVNKLEQKGREAISCFSKGDEMRVLLMGLKRFTKHEPINQRELRHEIADHMIEKNDYAYKLWA, from the coding sequence ATGTCAAACGTAGCAGAACAAGAAGCGTTGAAAGAAGCCCTAAGAGGAGGCGAATTTTTAATTAAAGAATCTTCAGCAGATGATATTTTTATCCCTGAAGAATTTTCTGAAGAGCAGCAGATGATGGCAAAAGCCACTGATGACTTTGTAAATATGGAAATTACTCCTATTGCAGAGAAAATTGATAAAATGCAAGACCCAGAGCTTATGCCTTCACTTCTTACTAAGGCTGGCGAACTTGGTCTTTTGGGGATTGGTGTACCAGAAGATTTAGACGGACTTGGAATGAGCTTCAACACAACTATGCTTATTGCAGATGTTGTAGGTTCAGCAGGCTCTTTCTCAACAGCTTACGGAGCGCACACAGGAATCGGAACACTTCCAATTTTGTATTATGGCAACGAAGAGCAAAAGAAAAAATATATTCCTAAACTAGCTACTGGTGAGTGGAAAGCGTGTTACTGTTTGACAGAGCCAGATGCAGGCTCGGATGCAAACTCTGGAAAAACTAAGGCAGTTTTGTCAGAAGATGGAAAATATTATTCTATCACTGGACAGAAAATGTGGATAACAAACGGTGGTTTTGCTGATGTATTTATTGTATTTGCTCGTATTGAAGACGATAAAAACCTTACAGCATTCATCGTAGAGCGTAATTATAACGGAATTACAATGAACGAAGAAGAGCAAAAACTAGGCATCAAAGGTTCTTCTACTCGTCAGATATTCTTCAACGATACAAAAGTTCCTGTTGAGAATATGCTTTCAGAGCGTGGTAATGGTTTCAAAATCGCTGTAAATATTCTTAACATCGGTCGTATCAAATTGGGTGCTGGCGTATTGAATGGTTGTCGCCAAGTGATTCGTTATTCTGTTCGTTATGGAAATGAGCGTAAGCAGTTTAATACTCCAATTTCTTCTTTTGGAGCAATCAAGTATAAATTAGCTGAAATGACTGCTCGTAACTATGCGACAGAATCGTTGTGTTATGCAGCAGGTCAAGATATTGACGACCGTATTACATATTTGCGTAAGTCAGGTATGGATGCAGCAGAATCTAAGCTCAAAGGTGTAGAAGAATTTGCCATTGAGTGTGCGATTGCTAAAGTACACGGTTCTGAAACATTAGATTACTGTGTAGATGAAGGCGTACAGATTTATGGTGGTATGGGATTCTCTGAAGATGCTCCTATGGCTCGTGCGTATCGTGATGCACGTATTGCACGTATTTATGAAGGTACGAACGAAATTAACCGTATGCTTTTGGTAGGAATGATTTTACGTCGTGCTATGAAAGGCGATTTGGATGTTCTTTCACATGCAAAAGCAGTAGGAAAAGAACTTCTTCAAATGCCTGCACCAGCAAATATTGACCGTACACAACCATTTGCAGCAGAAAAAGAACTTATTTCTCGTATGAAGAAAGCTGTTTTGATGGTAGCAGGAAAAGCTGCTCAAACATTTGGTCCAAAACTTAATGATGAGCAAATTCTTTTGATGGCTGTTGCTGATATGATTATTGAAGTATATGCAGCAGAAACGTCTATTATGCGTGCTGAAAAATTAGTTCGTCAGCATGGAGAAAGTGTAGATGGAATCAAAGCTAAATTGGCGAAACTTTATCTTCAATTAGCTGTAAACAAGTTAGAGCAAAAAGGACGTGAAGCGATTTCTTGTTTCTCTAAAGGCGATGAGATGCGTGTTCTTTTGATGGGCTTGAAGCGTTTTACTAAGCACGAGCCAATCAATCAGCGTGAACTTCGCCACGAAATTGCAGACCACATGATTGAGAAAAATGATTATGCGTATAAACTTTGGGCGTAA
- a CDS encoding YiaA/YiaB family inner membrane protein, which yields MDNTELHQKNTAAWRIQTWISFLFAFVGTGAGIAYLPADWWIKGFLLMGMVFTVGSAFTLAKTIRDDHESDKVINRIKNAKTERVLKDYES from the coding sequence ATGGACAACACAGAATTACATCAAAAAAATACAGCAGCTTGGAGAATCCAAACGTGGATTTCATTTTTATTTGCTTTCGTAGGAACAGGCGCAGGAATAGCCTATCTTCCAGCGGATTGGTGGATAAAAGGCTTTTTGCTTATGGGAATGGTCTTTACAGTAGGTTCAGCCTTCACACTTGCCAAAACCATCAGAGACGACCACGAAAGCGACAAAGTTATTAATCGCATCAAAAATGCTAAGACCGAAAGAGTTTTGAAAGATTACGAAAGTTAA